In the Carboxydothermus hydrogenoformans Z-2901 genome, TAGGTCGAATCAAGCCAGCCTTAATTCCCCGCTCCCGTACTTTCAGCACCACACTTTTCGCAATGCGCGCCATCGTGCCAAAACTTACTAAGATAATTTGGGCATCTTCCACTAAAAAATTTTCATGTAATGGCTCACTTTCTTCAATTTGCCGGTATTTGGCAAATTGCTGTTCTAAATGCTTTTCATTTTCTTCCGGAACGATATAGAGGGAATTTATTATCCTTCTGGTCTTATCATCCCGCTCAATTTTCCCGGTAGCCGCCCAGGGTTTGGGCGGCGGGTTTATTTCCTTTAAAGGCGGCAGTTCTACCGGCTCCATTACCTGCCCCAAGATTCCATCTCCCAGAACCATCACCGGCATGCGGTATTTATCCGCTAAATCAAAGGCTTTCTCCATTAAAGTAAAAATTTCCGCCACATTGGCCGGTGCTAAAACAATAACCCGGTAATCCCCATGTCCCCCACCCTTTACAGCCTGGAAATAATCGGCCTGGGTAGGAGCAATATTGCCCAGCCCCGGACCTCCCCGCATAATATTGACGATAACCGCCGGAAGCTCGGCTCCCGCTAAATAGGAAATCCCCTCCTGCATTAAGCTAATCCCCGGTCCCGAAGAAGACGTCATCACCCTGGCTCCGGCGGCAGCCGCTCCATAAACCATGTTAATTGCCGCTACTTCACTTTCCGCCTGTAAAAACACCCCTCCCACTTCCGGTAGCCTTTGGGCTAAATAATGGGGTACCTCACTTTGGGGGGTAATGGGATAACCAAAAAAATAACGGCAACCGGCCCGGACCGCAGCTTCGGCAAACGCTTCATTCCCCTTCATCAACACTTTCATTTTTTGTTCACCTCCACCGTCAAAGCCGCATCGGGACAGACCAGGTAACAAAAACCGCATTCCCGGCAGTTTTCGGGATTTACCACTTCTACAGGGTTATAACCTAACAAATTAATCTCCCGGGAAACCCCCAGGACCTTGGCCGGACAAATATTAATACAAAGTCCGCAACTTTTACAGTACTCCTTAGAAACAACTACACCCAACTTGCTCCCCCCCTCTTTATCTTAAAAGAAAAAGCGGTCCCCATAACCGCTTTTTTAAAATTTTTGTACTTATTCGACTTTTTTGGCAGAAATCCTTCTTACCTTCCCAGTTCATCAAGGTAGCTTAATACCCGATTATTTTTAATAATTTCCGTCAGTGAATATTTTTCCGTAAAAAGGTGAAACAAAATCAAAAAAACCACAACTCCAACTTTTACTTTAAAAGAAAAAAGGAGCACTCCCGAATAACCTAAAATAAATCCAAGCACATTGGAACCGGCATCTCCCATCATTACCTTGGCCTTTAAATCCAAAGGTAGGTAAGCGGAAATAATCCCTAAAGCCAAAAAGAGGAAAGTCACCGCCGGGTAATTAAAGTAACTAATTCCAATGATGAGGCCAATTAAGATAAACACCTTCCCCGCTCTTCCCGGACGAAGATCAAAAAGGTTCATAAAATTAATCCCCAGGACTATCAGTAAAAAATCTACGATAAAATACCAAAAAGGCTCTTTTACCGTCAACATCAAAGCTAAGAAAGCACCACCAATTGCTTTTAAAGCTCCGGTAGTAAGTTCGTGCTCAAAAATTAACTTTTTAAAATGACCTTTTAGCCCTTTGGCCCTGGCATCGCCCAAAAAATCATCGATAATCCCTAAAAAAGTCATGGTCGAAACCCCTGAATAAAACAAAAACCAGTAACTTCCCCGGGAAAAAATTAAGATTAGCGGTGCCACCAAAAGCATCACTAACAAAAAAACCACTCCCCCCGATTGGGGAATTAACTCACCGCGAAAATTTTGCCTTAAATGTCCTGTCTTGATTAGCAAGTTTAAAACGGGAGATATTGTCAGGCGAGTTACAATGTAGGCAACCACAAAAAATAAAACTTTCGTAAAGATTGGTTACACCCCCTATTTACTCCCAACCTTTCGTCTGATAATTTCTTTTAAAATATCGGCAAATTGTCTACCGCGATGAATAAAACCCTTTAAATCCCTCCCGGTCTCCCGGTGGGTCATTGGCACCGCCACTTCAACAATCCGGTAACCTTTTTTAAGAGCATCCACCGTCATCCCAAACTCCAAAGCATAACCTTCCGCCAGAGGAAGTAATCCTAAAAAGCTTTCCCGGGTAAAAGCCCTTTGTCCCGATAATACCGCTTCCACCACCTGTCCCGTAAAACTTTTTAATCCCCACCGAGTTAACCTTTTTACCAGGCCAAAGCCCCCTTTTTTCCTCGGAGCACCAAAACGCGCAATAACCATATCGGCTTCGCCGGTAAAAAGTGGAGTTAAAAGTTTTTCCGCATAGACTGCCGAATTTCCTAAATCTCCATCTAACAATAAAACAAAATCGCCGGTAAACTCCCTGGCTCCCGCTTCAATAGCTTTCCCCTTGCCAACATTCTGGGAAAGTTTAATAACTTTAGCTCCTGCCAAAACCGCCTCATTATAGGTGTTATCCGTGGAGCCGTCATCAACAACAATAACTTCTTCTACACCGGAAATTTTAAACGAAGCTTTTACGGTTTCCCCGATTCTTCCTTCCTCATTATAAGCTGGAATGATTACCGAAACTTTTTTCCCCATATTTTCCCCCTTACTGCCCCATGGGCGGTATTAACCTTTTGGCAGTGCTTTTAATGCCGTAATCTCCCTTTACTCCCAGTAAACCATAAACTAAACTTAACTGTCCCGAAGGCAGGTCCAAATCATCTATTGTCGTAATTCTTTCCTTCTGGTAAAACTTAATATAGGACTTTTCAACGTTGCTGTACTCTCCCCCAATTACCACCGGTACAGTCTTTAAAAACTTAATAAGCGGAAGGTCAAGATAGTTCACCAAATCACTTTCATTTAGACCGCCACCGATAACCACCACACCATCTAAAGGCACTCCATATTTCCCGGTTATTTTTAAAGCATCGGTTTTGGCTAAAGTTAAAAGGGTCGAACCGTCTCCCGGAGTTAAAAGATTCTTCCCCACTTCCAGGGCAAATTTGGTGTAGAATTCTTTTTTATCCTTGGTTTGCCATTTCATCTGGCTTTTAATATAATCTATATCCGCAGGATTGGTAAGTTCCTCCGGTATAATTTCAGTAACACTGACAATTTCCGCTCCCGCCTTTTTTAAAACTTCTTTTACCTCATCGTTTAGGCCGTAATAGCCGGTTACAACAATCGCCACTTTTTTGCCGGTTAATTTGCCCTTAATCAGCACGGGTAAGGTTTCTTCCTGATATTGTTTTAAAACTTTATTGGTTACTTCCAACTCTTCATTTAGAGCTTCCAGCTCATCATTTTTTTTCTTAAGTTCGTCCAAGCGTTTTTCAATCCCCAGGGTAAGTTGCTTTTGCTGCTTTAAAATTGCTTCACCAATTCGGTTATCATATCCTAAGGAAGTTCCGATAAAAATTCCCAGGCCCAAAGCTAAAAATACCGCTATTAACGACGCAATGTGGTATTTAAAATCTATAATCATAACAAAATCGCCTCCAATACTATATTCCAAATAAAAGCTTGAGCTGAATTAACAAAACCCGGAATAAATTTCTGGTAACCGGCGACACAGCTAAAATAATTAAAACAGGAATTAAAGCCGCAACAATCAGGTGGAGTAAATATCTTGCTTTCAAGCGACTTTTGTACAGTTTATTAACCCCTTTGGCATCCACAAGTTTAGCGCCCACAAGTAAGCGCACCAAAAAAGTACTACCCATTCCTTTGCGCCCCTTCTCTAAAAAATCAAAAAGATTGGAATGGGTTCCCACCGCGACAATTAATTCCGCACCTTTTTCATACGCTAACAGCATGGCTATATCTTCCGATGTTCCCGGAGCTGGATAAATTTTAGCGTTAAGTCCTAAATCCCGAAGTCGTTTTAAACCCGGCGCTTCACCGTTCGGATAAGCATGGACGATAATTTCTGCCCCGCATTTTAACGTTTCATCGCTAACGCTATCCATATCTCCAATAATAATGTCCGGACAGTAACCCGCTTCCCTTAAAGCATCCGCCCCACCATCAACTCCAATTAAAACGGGTCTGACTTCATTTATATATATGCGGATAGCTTTTAAATCCTCCTGATAATTATGGCCCCGAACCACAATCAAGGCGTGCCTTCCCCGAAAATCAGTTTTTATCGGCGGAGGCGGATACTGTCCTAAAACAAGCCCCGTCTCCTTTTGGGCATAATGTAAGGTATTTTCGATAAAGGCCAACATGGTTTCTCCTAAATTTTCCTTGGTAGCTTCCATTTTAGCTTTGATTTTTTCTTCATTTAAAACCGTGCCTTCGCCCAAAAACTCGTCATTTCTATAAATTTTCCCATCCCTAATAATTAAAAAATCGCCTTCGTTTAAAATCTCAAAAAGTTTTTGGGGAGCCTCATCAATAAGGATAATCCCATTTTGCACAAGTAAAAGCGGCCCAATGTTGGGGTATTTACCGCTAATGGATTGAGCGCAGTTAATAACTGCCTTTACCTTCTTTTCAATGAGGCCACGGGCCGCTACCTCATCAATATCCTGGTGGTCAATAACGGCTATTTGACCCGGTTTTAAGCGTTTTACTAAATTTTTCGTTTTTTTGTCTAAAAGGGCTACGCCCTTGATTTCCATTTGTTGCCACCCCAAGATACTTTTTTCCTTCCTATTATAGCACAGTAAAAAACGCCAGGAAACCTGGCGCTTACCGTAAAACTTATTATTAACTAACCTTGGCTTCTAAACGCAAACGGTCGGCAATTATAGCAATAAACTCGGAATTAGTAGGTTTACCCCGTTCGACATCAATAGTATAACCAAAATACTTGTTAATTAACTCAATATTCCCTCGATCCCAGGCCAGTTCAATGGCATGGCGGGTGGCCCTCTCTACACGGCTGGGAGTGGTATGATACTTTTGAGCAATCATGGGATATAACTCCTTGGTTATTGCCCCTAAAAGATTCACTTCTTTCGTAACCATTAAAATGGCGTCCCTTAAATAATGATAACCCTTAATATGGGCCGGTACACCCATTTCATGGATGATATTGGTTACCAATAACTCCAGATTTTTTGTTTTGGGTAATTGGGACGAAAGAACGGAAGTTGTATTGGAAGCAGTTATTGGTTTGCTGGCAACCGTACCCTGCGCTAACTGTCTTATGCGCGCAGCTAAAACCGAAAAATCAAAAGGTTTTAAAATATAATAATCAGCACCTAACTCCACCGCTTTTTGCGTTATTGATTCCTGGCCAAAAGCGGTGAGCAAAATTACTTTAGGTCTATCTTCAAATTCGGTAAGTTTTTCCAGCACGCCGATCCCGTCCAAATGGGGCATAATAATATCAAGAACTACAATATCAGGTTTTTGCTGGGCAATTACCTCTAACCCATCAACGCCATTATGGGCTATTCCAGCAAGGAAAAAATCTTCCTGCTGGTTTATAAATTCTTTTAAAAGCTCACAAAACTCCCGGTTGTCATCAATGATGACAATTCTAATTGGATCCACTTCCCCCGCCTCCTAATAATTTCCTTTTTATTGCCTAAAATACATTTCGACGGTATAAATCTTTTTCCTGCTATTGACAAAATATTTTTTTCCGAAAAATAGCGACAGTATTTTACAAAAGAAAAAGTAGAGTTAAGCACCCAGAAGTTATTACTATTATACACTTCTTTTAACATGTTTTCTATAAGAATACCATAACCTTTGCTGCTATCACTTAAAAACACGTGGGTCACTACCCCTATAAACTTGCCTTCTTTAATTATCGGCGAACCGCTCATTCCCTGGACAATCCCGCCGGTTAGGCTTAACAGCCGGGGATCTTTTATCCTTAAGATTAAGTTTCGACCATCTTTTTGATACGGTCTCACTTTTTCGACATAAACGGTAAATTTCTCTATTTTTTCTCCCTTTACAACCGTATAAATTTCCGCAGGCCCAGGTTTGACTTCCTCCTTAAAAGCAATCGGCACCGGTTTTGGAAAATAAGGATTTATTATTTCCTGGCTTGCTTTGCCAAAGATCCCGAATCGGTTATTTAAATACACGGTGCCTACAATGTTTTTATGGATAAATTTTCCAATTTTTTCCCCCGGCTGTCCTCTTCGGCTGGGATAAATTGCTTGAATTTTGGCCTCGACAATTTTTCCCTGCTGTACCGGAAAAACTTTGCCGGTATCCGGATCAATAATAGTATGGCCTAGAGCCCCAAAGGTTTTGTCCTGCGGGTTATAGTAAGACAGGGTCCCCAGTCCTGCAATATTGTCACGAATAAATACGCCAATGCGCCAGCGTTTTTCCTCATCACTATATACCGGATTTATTTCCCGCTTAAACGTTTCTTTTCCCCGTTTAATAGTTAAAGTAATTTTTTGTCCCCCCAGATGATTAATTAAATTTTTTAATTCAAATTCATGATTAACCGGAAGGTCGTTAACCTTAAAAATTAGGTCCCCTTCTTTGAGCTTTGCTTCCCGGGCTGGATTTATTTCGCCATCTTTGGTTTTTACGTCGGAAAAACCAACCACCATAACGCCAGGGGTTTTAAGATAAACCCCTATACTTTGCCCTCCGGGTACAAGATATTTTATGGGAATCTTTTTTTCGGAATTTTCTTTAATGGTGATTAAGCCCAATAATTTTACTTCAAGACAATTTTCTTTAGCTTTTGCCAGATTTGGTTGTTCCGGAAGGCTACTTAATTGTACACAGGTGCTTAAAACTCCTAACAGCAAAATAAAGACAATTACCAGCCATTTATCACGATATTTTTCTTTTATCAATGGATATCACCCCATTTCATCGAGTTTTTTTGTTAATTTTATTTTTTCTCTTGTTTTCGTCGTTATGTTGTTATTTTTCTGGAGTGATATCCAAAAAAAAAAAAAAAAATAGCGGTAATAACCGCTATTTTCCTTTTTTGAGAATTTTTTCAGCCATTTCTAAATTTAGCGCTTCTATCTCCTTTTCGCCCAGCATTCGGGCAATTTCCCATTTTCTTTCCTCAAAAGTTAGTTTTTTCACCCGTGTTTCCGTACGTTCCTCGCTCACTATCTTTTCCACAACAAAATGGGTATCCGCAAAACCGGCAATAATTGGGGAATGGGTAACTAAGAGTACCTGGTGATTTGACGATAACTTTTTTAATTTTTCGCCAACCACTTCGATAATACTACCCCCAAGACCGGATTCAATCTCGTCAAAAATGAGAGTTTCATGCTCGTCTACCTGGTTAAAGTACAGCTTAAAGGAAAGTAACAGGCGGGATAACTCTCCTCCCGAGGCAATTCTGGCCAGGGGTTTTAAATCTTCACCGGGATTGGGAAGAAAATAAAACTGAATAGCTTCATCCCCGCGCGGACCGGGGGATGCGTCGGTAAAAACAACTTTTATTTGAGCATGCGGCATTAAAAGCTCTCTTAAATGCTGCGCAATGCTTTCTTCGAGCTTAACCGCAAGCTTTCTTCGATATTCTTTAACCAGGGAATTTATTTTATAATAGTTTTCCCGCAATTTTACGGCCTTTTCCTGATAAAAAGCTTTATTTTCTTCAATTTCGCTTAAATTTTGGTATTCTTGCCGCGCCTTTTCCAAAAAATTCAAAACATCCTTCAGGGTAGGCCCGTACTTTTTCTTTAATAACTCGTAACGATAGAGCCTTTCTTCAACCTCATCGGGATTAACGGATTGATTCTCCATATCGTCCAAGTAAGTTTTTAGATCCAAAGCCGCTTCTTCTAAAAGAAGGGTAGCTTCCTCGACTTTTTTTGAAATTTCCTCGGTAAAAGCGTCAAAACGGGCCGCCTCTTTTAAATCCTTGATGATTCTTCCCAACCGGTCAACAATTCCCGGTTCATTTTCGCCGTAAATTTCCCGATAGGCATTGCCAATAAGTCCATAAAGCTTTTCCTGGTTTAAAAGCCTATTGTGTAAAAGCTTGAGCTGTTCTTCTTCTTCAAAAGAAGGGTTGATTTTTTCTATTTCATTAATGCAAAACTTTAAATAATCGATTCTTTTTAACCGCTCCATTTCCTGGGAAGTTATTTCCTCGTACTGTTTTTCCGCCTCCACCCACGCTTCATAGGCCTCTTTTAGCTGTTTACACCACCGCTGAAATTCCTCATTACCCGTACGGTCTAAAAGCTTTAAGTGGTAAGAAGGAGCAAGAAGCATTTGCTGCTCATGCTGGGTCATAACATCAATTAACCCCAAAGTCACTTCCCGGTATAACGTTAACGGAACCACTGTGCCGTTAATCCGGGCAACCGACTTACCGTCCGCCGTAATTTCCCGGGAAAAAATGTTCACCTCATCGGCAGGCAAACCGTACTCCCGAAGTTTCCGGCAAAGCTTTTCCGACTCAAAGGTTGCGGTTAAAAGGGCTTTACCCGTCCCTTTTCTCACCATATCCCCGCGGGCTTTCTGTCCTAAAAGTAAAAGTAGCGCATCAATTAGCATCGACTTTCCGGCCCCGGTTTCACCGGTAAGAACATTTAAGCCCGGGGTAAATTCCATATTTACCCGCTCGATCAACCCAAAATTCTCCACCGTCAAAGCTAAAAGCATATCATCACCTAAGTCAAAAATTCGTCAAATCTCGCTAAGATTTTGGGAACCTGTTCCCGATCCCGAGCAATTATTAAAATAGTATCATCCCCGGCAATAGTCCCAAGAATTTCCGGAAATGCTACCTGGTCAATAGCACTGGCTACTCCCTGGGCTGCACCGGGTAAGGTCTTAATAACTATGAGGTTTTCACTTTGGTCATAACTGCTTACCGCATCGGCAAAAAGTCTTTTTAAACGTTCAATAGACGCAGCGGATACAGTTTTTTGCGGCAGAGCATACCGATAGCTGTCCTTTTGAAAGGGAATTTTAACCAAGCCCAGTTCCTTTATGTCCCGACTAACGGTAGCCTGAGTTACATCGAAACCGGCCTCTTTTAAAGCTTCCGCTAACTCTTCCTGGGTTCTTATTACTTTCTGTTCTACAAGTTCAAGAATTTTTTTCTGACGGCGAATTTTCAACCGTACTCCTCCTTTTCCCAATTATATAAAGCTTAGGATAAGTTTGGGGTCGATTTAAAAATTCATGCTTAATCACATACCCTTCGCGGTCGGGAATTTTTTGCGAAAACTCCTCTATCACCATCCTTTCCTCCTCCCCGCCCGCATGGCCCACATACACGGTAACCGTTATTATTCCTCCGGGAAGTAATAACTTGTAACATTCGGCAA is a window encoding:
- a CDS encoding 3-methyl-2-oxobutanoate dehydrogenase subunit VorB gives rise to the protein MKVLMKGNEAFAEAAVRAGCRYFFGYPITPQSEVPHYLAQRLPEVGGVFLQAESEVAAINMVYGAAAAGARVMTSSSGPGISLMQEGISYLAGAELPAVIVNIMRGGPGLGNIAPTQADYFQAVKGGGHGDYRVIVLAPANVAEIFTLMEKAFDLADKYRMPVMVLGDGILGQVMEPVELPPLKEINPPPKPWAATGKIERDDKTRRIINSLYIVPEENEKHLEQQFAKYRQIEESEPLHENFLVEDAQIILVSFGTMARIAKSVVLKVRERGIKAGLIRPITLWPFPRKAFTAANIPVAKKILTVEMSGGQMVEDVRLAVNGRIDVEFFGRTGGMVPESKEVLEKVLALAREVE
- a CDS encoding 4Fe-4S dicluster domain-containing protein translates to MGVVVSKEYCKSCGLCINICPAKVLGVSREINLLGYNPVEVVNPENCRECGFCYLVCPDAALTVEVNKK
- a CDS encoding UDP-N-acetylmuramyl pentapeptide phosphotransferase, producing MLLVAPLILIFSRGSYWFLFYSGVSTMTFLGIIDDFLGDARAKGLKGHFKKLIFEHELTTGALKAIGGAFLALMLTVKEPFWYFIVDFLLIVLGINFMNLFDLRPGRAGKVFILIGLIIGISYFNYPAVTFLFLALGIISAYLPLDLKAKVMMGDAGSNVLGFILGYSGVLLFSFKVKVGVVVFLILFHLFTEKYSLTEIIKNNRVLSYLDELGR
- a CDS encoding glycosyltransferase family 2 protein, coding for MGKKVSVIIPAYNEEGRIGETVKASFKISGVEEVIVVDDGSTDNTYNEAVLAGAKVIKLSQNVGKGKAIEAGAREFTGDFVLLLDGDLGNSAVYAEKLLTPLFTGEADMVIARFGAPRKKGGFGLVKRLTRWGLKSFTGQVVEAVLSGQRAFTRESFLGLLPLAEGYALEFGMTVDALKKGYRIVEVAVPMTHRETGRDLKGFIHRGRQFADILKEIIRRKVGSK
- a CDS encoding copper transporter; translated protein: MIIDFKYHIASLIAVFLALGLGIFIGTSLGYDNRIGEAILKQQKQLTLGIEKRLDELKKKNDELEALNEELEVTNKVLKQYQEETLPVLIKGKLTGKKVAIVVTGYYGLNDEVKEVLKKAGAEIVSVTEIIPEELTNPADIDYIKSQMKWQTKDKKEFYTKFALEVGKNLLTPGDGSTLLTLAKTDALKITGKYGVPLDGVVVIGGGLNESDLVNYLDLPLIKFLKTVPVVIGGEYSNVEKSYIKFYQKERITTIDDLDLPSGQLSLVYGLLGVKGDYGIKSTAKRLIPPMGQ
- the steA gene encoding putative cytokinetic ring protein SteA; this translates as MEIKGVALLDKKTKNLVKRLKPGQIAVIDHQDIDEVAARGLIEKKVKAVINCAQSISGKYPNIGPLLLVQNGIILIDEAPQKLFEILNEGDFLIIRDGKIYRNDEFLGEGTVLNEEKIKAKMEATKENLGETMLAFIENTLHYAQKETGLVLGQYPPPPIKTDFRGRHALIVVRGHNYQEDLKAIRIYINEVRPVLIGVDGGADALREAGYCPDIIIGDMDSVSDETLKCGAEIIVHAYPNGEAPGLKRLRDLGLNAKIYPAPGTSEDIAMLLAYEKGAELIVAVGTHSNLFDFLEKGRKGMGSTFLVRLLVGAKLVDAKGVNKLYKSRLKARYLLHLIVAALIPVLIILAVSPVTRNLFRVLLIQLKLLFGI
- the spo0A gene encoding sporulation transcription factor Spo0A gives rise to the protein MDPIRIVIIDDNREFCELLKEFINQQEDFFLAGIAHNGVDGLEVIAQQKPDIVVLDIIMPHLDGIGVLEKLTEFEDRPKVILLTAFGQESITQKAVELGADYYILKPFDFSVLAARIRQLAQGTVASKPITASNTTSVLSSQLPKTKNLELLVTNIIHEMGVPAHIKGYHYLRDAILMVTKEVNLLGAITKELYPMIAQKYHTTPSRVERATRHAIELAWDRGNIELINKYFGYTIDVERGKPTNSEFIAIIADRLRLEAKVS
- the spoIVB gene encoding SpoIVB peptidase encodes the protein MIKEKYRDKWLVIVFILLLGVLSTCVQLSSLPEQPNLAKAKENCLEVKLLGLITIKENSEKKIPIKYLVPGGQSIGVYLKTPGVMVVGFSDVKTKDGEINPAREAKLKEGDLIFKVNDLPVNHEFELKNLINHLGGQKITLTIKRGKETFKREINPVYSDEEKRWRIGVFIRDNIAGLGTLSYYNPQDKTFGALGHTIIDPDTGKVFPVQQGKIVEAKIQAIYPSRRGQPGEKIGKFIHKNIVGTVYLNNRFGIFGKASQEIINPYFPKPVPIAFKEEVKPGPAEIYTVVKGEKIEKFTVYVEKVRPYQKDGRNLILRIKDPRLLSLTGGIVQGMSGSPIIKEGKFIGVVTHVFLSDSSKGYGILIENMLKEVYNSNNFWVLNSTFSFVKYCRYFSEKNILSIAGKRFIPSKCILGNKKEIIRRRGKWIQLELSSLMTTGSFVSF
- the recN gene encoding DNA repair protein RecN; the encoded protein is MLLALTVENFGLIERVNMEFTPGLNVLTGETGAGKSMLIDALLLLLGQKARGDMVRKGTGKALLTATFESEKLCRKLREYGLPADEVNIFSREITADGKSVARINGTVVPLTLYREVTLGLIDVMTQHEQQMLLAPSYHLKLLDRTGNEEFQRWCKQLKEAYEAWVEAEKQYEEITSQEMERLKRIDYLKFCINEIEKINPSFEEEEQLKLLHNRLLNQEKLYGLIGNAYREIYGENEPGIVDRLGRIIKDLKEAARFDAFTEEISKKVEEATLLLEEAALDLKTYLDDMENQSVNPDEVEERLYRYELLKKKYGPTLKDVLNFLEKARQEYQNLSEIEENKAFYQEKAVKLRENYYKINSLVKEYRRKLAVKLEESIAQHLRELLMPHAQIKVVFTDASPGPRGDEAIQFYFLPNPGEDLKPLARIASGGELSRLLLSFKLYFNQVDEHETLIFDEIESGLGGSIIEVVGEKLKKLSSNHQVLLVTHSPIIAGFADTHFVVEKIVSEERTETRVKKLTFEERKWEIARMLGEKEIEALNLEMAEKILKKGK
- the argR gene encoding arginine repressor gives rise to the protein MKIRRQKKILELVEQKVIRTQEELAEALKEAGFDVTQATVSRDIKELGLVKIPFQKDSYRYALPQKTVSAASIERLKRLFADAVSSYDQSENLIVIKTLPGAAQGVASAIDQVAFPEILGTIAGDDTILIIARDREQVPKILARFDEFLT